Proteins found in one Odocoileus virginianus isolate 20LAN1187 ecotype Illinois chromosome 10, Ovbor_1.2, whole genome shotgun sequence genomic segment:
- the MMP8 gene encoding neutrophil collagenase isoform X2, translating to MFSLKMLPLLLFLHVQLSRAFPVSSASPEEKNRNIVQNYLEKFYQLPRYTYKSERKSKTNVIVETLKRMQRFFGLNETGKPNEETLEMMRKPRCGVPDSGGFMRTPGNPKWEKTQLTYRIVNYTPNLTRMDIEALIEEAFKVWSDVSPLTFNRTLDKEADIQISFAQKDHGDNSPFDGPDGILAHAFQPGPGIGGDVHFDAEETWTKTPENYNLFPVAAHEFGHSLGLAHSSDPGALMYPNYAFSDPSTYTLHQDDINGIQAIYGPSSNPVQPTGPTTPTACDPRLTFDAITTLRGETLFFKDKYVWRKHPRLRMIEFNLISLYWPSLPNGIQAAYEDFDRDLIFVFKGTQYWALSGYDTQQGYPKHISNYGFPSSVQAIDAAVSYRGKTYFFVNYQFWRYDDQSQSMEPGYPQSIEEFFPGINSRVDAVFQENSFFLFFSGPRYHAFDFHARRITRVGKSNRWLNCRYS from the exons ATGTTCAGCCTGAAGATGCTCCCACTTCTGCTCTTCCTCCACGTGCAGCTTTCCAGGGCCTTCCCAGTGTCTTCTGCATCcccagaagagaaaaatagaaacattgtTCAG AATTACCTAGAGAAGTTCTACCAATTGCCAAGGTACACATATAAGTCTGAAAGGAAGAGCAAAACTAATGTGATTGTTGAGACACTTAAAAGAATGCAGCGATTCTTCGGGCTGAATGAGACAGGGAAGCCAAATGAGGAAACCTTGGAGATGATGAGAAAGCCTCGATGTGGAGTGCCCGACTCGGGGGGCTTTATGAGAACCCCAGGAAACCCCAAGTGGGAAAAAACTCAGCTGACCTACAG GATTGTGAACTATACCCCGAACTTGACAAGGATGGATATAGAAGCACTTATTGAGGAAGCCTTTAAAGTCTGGAGTGACGTGTCACCCCTGACCTTCAACAGGACCCTGGACAAAGAAGCGGACATCCAGATTTCTTTTGCCCAAAAAG atCATGGGGACAATTCCCCATTTGATGGACCCGATGGAATTCTTGCTCATGCCTTTCAGCCAGGCCCGGGTATTGGAGGAGATGTTCATTTTGATGCAGAAGAAACATGGACCAAAACCCCTGAAA ATTACAACTTGTTTCCTGTTGCTGCCCATGAATTTGGCCATTCCTTGGGGCTGGCTCACTCCTCCGATCCTGGGGCCCTGATGTATCCCAACTACGCTTTCAGTGACCCCAGCACCTACACACTGCATCAAGATGACATCAATGGCATCCAGGCCATTTATG gacCCTCAAGCAACCCTGTCCAACCTACTGGACCAACCACCCCCACAGCCTGCGACCCCAGACTGACGTTTGACGCTATCACCACACTCCGTGGAGAAACACTCTTCTTCAAAGACAA GTACGTCTGGAGGAAGCACCCTCGGCTACGAATGATCGAATTCAATTTAATTTCTCTCTACTGGCCTTCCCTGCCAAACGGCATACAGGCTGCTTATGAGGATTTTGACAGGGACCTGATTTTCGTATTCAAAG GCACGCAGTACTGGGCTCTGAGTGGCTATGACACTCAGCAAGGTTATCCCAAGCATATATCAAACTATGGCTTCCCGAGCAGTGTCCAAGCAATTGATGCAGCTGTTTCCTACAGAGGAAAAACGTACTTCTTTGTAAATTACCAATTCTGGAG ATATGATGACCAAAGTCAATCGATGGAACCAGGCTATCCCCAAAGCATAGAAGAATTTTTTCCAGGAATAAATAGTAGAGTTGATGCAGTTTTCCAGGAGAATT ccttcttccttttcttcagtgGACCAAGATATCATGCATTTGATTTTCATGCTCGTAGAATTACTAGAGTCGGCAAAAGCAATAGATGGCTTAACTGTAGATACAGTTGA
- the MMP8 gene encoding neutrophil collagenase isoform X1 — protein sequence MSKPHLPETTLGPPDASNLVTAPTSTHASDLQQWGNYLEKFYQLPRYTYKSERKSKTNVIVETLKRMQRFFGLNETGKPNEETLEMMRKPRCGVPDSGGFMRTPGNPKWEKTQLTYRIVNYTPNLTRMDIEALIEEAFKVWSDVSPLTFNRTLDKEADIQISFAQKDHGDNSPFDGPDGILAHAFQPGPGIGGDVHFDAEETWTKTPENYNLFPVAAHEFGHSLGLAHSSDPGALMYPNYAFSDPSTYTLHQDDINGIQAIYGPSSNPVQPTGPTTPTACDPRLTFDAITTLRGETLFFKDKYVWRKHPRLRMIEFNLISLYWPSLPNGIQAAYEDFDRDLIFVFKGTQYWALSGYDTQQGYPKHISNYGFPSSVQAIDAAVSYRGKTYFFVNYQFWRYDDQSQSMEPGYPQSIEEFFPGINSRVDAVFQENSFFLFFSGPRYHAFDFHARRITRVGKSNRWLNCRYS from the exons ATGTCAAAACCACATCTTCCAGAAACTACTCTAGGACCCCCTGATGCATCCAACTTGGTCACAGCACCCACAAGCACACATGCTTCTGACCTACAACAATGGGGG AATTACCTAGAGAAGTTCTACCAATTGCCAAGGTACACATATAAGTCTGAAAGGAAGAGCAAAACTAATGTGATTGTTGAGACACTTAAAAGAATGCAGCGATTCTTCGGGCTGAATGAGACAGGGAAGCCAAATGAGGAAACCTTGGAGATGATGAGAAAGCCTCGATGTGGAGTGCCCGACTCGGGGGGCTTTATGAGAACCCCAGGAAACCCCAAGTGGGAAAAAACTCAGCTGACCTACAG GATTGTGAACTATACCCCGAACTTGACAAGGATGGATATAGAAGCACTTATTGAGGAAGCCTTTAAAGTCTGGAGTGACGTGTCACCCCTGACCTTCAACAGGACCCTGGACAAAGAAGCGGACATCCAGATTTCTTTTGCCCAAAAAG atCATGGGGACAATTCCCCATTTGATGGACCCGATGGAATTCTTGCTCATGCCTTTCAGCCAGGCCCGGGTATTGGAGGAGATGTTCATTTTGATGCAGAAGAAACATGGACCAAAACCCCTGAAA ATTACAACTTGTTTCCTGTTGCTGCCCATGAATTTGGCCATTCCTTGGGGCTGGCTCACTCCTCCGATCCTGGGGCCCTGATGTATCCCAACTACGCTTTCAGTGACCCCAGCACCTACACACTGCATCAAGATGACATCAATGGCATCCAGGCCATTTATG gacCCTCAAGCAACCCTGTCCAACCTACTGGACCAACCACCCCCACAGCCTGCGACCCCAGACTGACGTTTGACGCTATCACCACACTCCGTGGAGAAACACTCTTCTTCAAAGACAA GTACGTCTGGAGGAAGCACCCTCGGCTACGAATGATCGAATTCAATTTAATTTCTCTCTACTGGCCTTCCCTGCCAAACGGCATACAGGCTGCTTATGAGGATTTTGACAGGGACCTGATTTTCGTATTCAAAG GCACGCAGTACTGGGCTCTGAGTGGCTATGACACTCAGCAAGGTTATCCCAAGCATATATCAAACTATGGCTTCCCGAGCAGTGTCCAAGCAATTGATGCAGCTGTTTCCTACAGAGGAAAAACGTACTTCTTTGTAAATTACCAATTCTGGAG ATATGATGACCAAAGTCAATCGATGGAACCAGGCTATCCCCAAAGCATAGAAGAATTTTTTCCAGGAATAAATAGTAGAGTTGATGCAGTTTTCCAGGAGAATT ccttcttccttttcttcagtgGACCAAGATATCATGCATTTGATTTTCATGCTCGTAGAATTACTAGAGTCGGCAAAAGCAATAGATGGCTTAACTGTAGATACAGTTGA
- the MMP27 gene encoding matrix metalloproteinase-27 isoform X2, translating into MKNPLLLLVFVTLSSAFPVDQRMEGDENLQLTQAYLNQFYSLEIEGSHLAQSSNRSLIDGKIREMQAFFGLTVTGKLDSNTLEIMKTPRCGVPDVGQYGYTLPGWKKYNLTYRIVNYTPDMARADVDEAIQKGLEVWSRVTPLIFTKISKGIADIMIAFRTRVHGLCPRYFDGPLGVLGHAFPPGLGLGGDTHFDEDENWTKDGVGFSLFLVAAHEFGHSLGLSHSSDQTALMFPNYVSLDPSKYPLSQDDIKGIQSIYGGPPKLPVKPKEPTVPHACDPNLTFDAITTFRREVMFFKGRHIWRIYYDITDVEFELISSFWPSLPADIHAAYENPIDKILVFKDDNFWVIRGYAVLPDYPKSIYTLGFPRRVKKIDAAVCDHSTRKTYFFVGIWCWRYDEVTQTMDKGYPRRVVKYFPGIGLRVDAAFQHKGFFYFFRRSKQFEYDPMAKTVTRIMKTNTWLRCKELLNSSSDFTISEEKVHSGVEMFHYKNLNFLIFSIVHMMNKIYSYQ; encoded by the exons ATGAAGAACCCTCTTCTGCTTTTGGTCTTTGTAACACTGTCCTCTGCATTTCCTGTAGACCAAAGGATGGAAGGCGATGAAAATCTGCAACTGACTCAG GCATATCTCAACCAGTTCTACTCTCTTGAAATAGAAGGGAGTCATCTTGCTCAAAGCAGTAACAGAAGTCTCATAGATGGCAAAATTCGTGAAATGCAAGCATTCTTTGGATTGACAGTGACTGGAAAACTGGACTCGAACACTCTGGAGATCATGAAGACACCCAGGTGTGGGGTGCCTGACGTGGGTCAGTATGGCTATACTCTCCCCGGGTGGAAGAAGTACAACCTCACCTACAG AATTGTAAACTACACTCCTGATATGGCTCGAGCTGATGTGGATGAGGCTATCCAAAAAGGTTTAGAAGTGTGGAGCAGAGTCACTCCGCTAATATTCACCAAGATTTCCAAAGGGATCGCTGACATCATGATTGCCTTTAGGACCCGAG TCCATGGTTTGTGTCCTCGTTACTTCGACGGCCCCTTGGGAGTCCTCGGCCACGCCTTTCCCCCTGGTCTGGGACTGGGTGGAGACACTCACTTTGATGAGGATGAGAACTGGACCAAGGATGGAGTAG GATTCAGCTTGTTTCTTGTGGCAGCTCATGAATTTGGTCATTCACTGGGGCTCTCTCACTCCAGTGATCAAACAGCCTTGATGTTCCCAAACTACGTCTCCTTGGATCCTAGCAAATACCCACTTTCTCAGGACGATATCAAAGGAATCCAATCCATCTACG GAGGGCCACCTAAGTTACCTGTGAAGCCAAAGGAACCCACTGTACCTCATGCCTGTGACCCCAATTTGACTTTTGATGCTATCACCACTTTCCGCAGAGAAGTAATGTTCTTTAAAGGCAG GCACATATGGAGGATCTATTATGACATCACTGACGTTGAATTTGAATTAATCTCTTCATTCTGGCCATCTCTGCCTGCTGATATTCATGCTGCATATGAGAACCCCATCGACAAGATTCTGGTTTTTAAAG ATGACAACTTCTGGGTGATCAGAGGATATGCTGTCTTACCGGATTATCCCAAATCCATCTATACTCTTGGCTTTCCAAGACGTGTAAAGAAAATTGATGCAGCTGTGTGTGACCACAGCACAAGAAAGACCTACTTCTTTGTGGGCATTTGGTGCTGGAG gTATGATGAAGTGACCCAAACCATGGACAAAGGGTACCCACGGAGAGTGGTAAAGTACTTCCCAGGAATTGGTCTCCGAGTGGATGCTGCTTTCCAACACAAAG GATTCTTCTATTTCTTCCGTAGATCAAAACAATTTGAATATGATCCTATGGCAAAGACCGTTACCCGAATAATGAAAACCAATACTTGGCTTCGGTGTAAAGAACTGTTAAATTCATCATCTGATTTTACTATCAGTGAGGAAAAAGTACATTCAGGAGTGGAGatgtttcattataaaaatttaaattttcttatttttagtattGTTCACATGATGAACAAAATCTACAGTTACCAATAA
- the MMP27 gene encoding matrix metalloproteinase-27 isoform X3: protein MSSWKLKKRVTLLFPLCLLPLPFLSLVIYFFSLLLPKKDLGKFGYPEMEVCSPVVCTFFCLFGQAYLNQFYSLEIEGSHLAQSSNRSLIDGKIREMQAFFGLTVTGKLDSNTLEIMKTPRCGVPDVGQYGYTLPGWKKYNLTYRIVNYTPDMARADVDEAIQKGLEVWSRVTPLIFTKISKGIADIMIAFRTRGFSLFLVAAHEFGHSLGLSHSSDQTALMFPNYVSLDPSKYPLSQDDIKGIQSIYGGPPKLPVKPKEPTVPHACDPNLTFDAITTFRREVMFFKGRHIWRIYYDITDVEFELISSFWPSLPADIHAAYENPIDKILVFKDDNFWVIRGYAVLPDYPKSIYTLGFPRRVKKIDAAVCDHSTRKTYFFVGIWCWRYDEVTQTMDKGYPRRVVKYFPGIGLRVDAAFQHKGFFYFFRRSKQFEYDPMAKTVTRIMKTNTWLRCKELLNSSSDFTISEEKVHSGVEMFHYKNLNFLIFSIVHMMNKIYSYQ, encoded by the exons ATGAGCTCTTGGAAACTGAAAAAGAGGGtaactcttctctttcctctttgtcttcttcctctccccttcctttcccttgttatttatttcttttccctcctaCTGCCGAAAAAGGATCTTGGAAAGTTTGGTTATCCTGAGATGGAGGTCTGCTCTCCTGTAGTCTGtacctttttttgtcttttcggTCAGGCATATCTCAACCAGTTCTACTCTCTTGAAATAGAAGGGAGTCATCTTGCTCAAAGCAGTAACAGAAGTCTCATAGATGGCAAAATTCGTGAAATGCAAGCATTCTTTGGATTGACAGTGACTGGAAAACTGGACTCGAACACTCTGGAGATCATGAAGACACCCAGGTGTGGGGTGCCTGACGTGGGTCAGTATGGCTATACTCTCCCCGGGTGGAAGAAGTACAACCTCACCTACAG AATTGTAAACTACACTCCTGATATGGCTCGAGCTGATGTGGATGAGGCTATCCAAAAAGGTTTAGAAGTGTGGAGCAGAGTCACTCCGCTAATATTCACCAAGATTTCCAAAGGGATCGCTGACATCATGATTGCCTTTAGGACCCGAG GATTCAGCTTGTTTCTTGTGGCAGCTCATGAATTTGGTCATTCACTGGGGCTCTCTCACTCCAGTGATCAAACAGCCTTGATGTTCCCAAACTACGTCTCCTTGGATCCTAGCAAATACCCACTTTCTCAGGACGATATCAAAGGAATCCAATCCATCTACG GAGGGCCACCTAAGTTACCTGTGAAGCCAAAGGAACCCACTGTACCTCATGCCTGTGACCCCAATTTGACTTTTGATGCTATCACCACTTTCCGCAGAGAAGTAATGTTCTTTAAAGGCAG GCACATATGGAGGATCTATTATGACATCACTGACGTTGAATTTGAATTAATCTCTTCATTCTGGCCATCTCTGCCTGCTGATATTCATGCTGCATATGAGAACCCCATCGACAAGATTCTGGTTTTTAAAG ATGACAACTTCTGGGTGATCAGAGGATATGCTGTCTTACCGGATTATCCCAAATCCATCTATACTCTTGGCTTTCCAAGACGTGTAAAGAAAATTGATGCAGCTGTGTGTGACCACAGCACAAGAAAGACCTACTTCTTTGTGGGCATTTGGTGCTGGAG gTATGATGAAGTGACCCAAACCATGGACAAAGGGTACCCACGGAGAGTGGTAAAGTACTTCCCAGGAATTGGTCTCCGAGTGGATGCTGCTTTCCAACACAAAG GATTCTTCTATTTCTTCCGTAGATCAAAACAATTTGAATATGATCCTATGGCAAAGACCGTTACCCGAATAATGAAAACCAATACTTGGCTTCGGTGTAAAGAACTGTTAAATTCATCATCTGATTTTACTATCAGTGAGGAAAAAGTACATTCAGGAGTGGAGatgtttcattataaaaatttaaattttcttatttttagtattGTTCACATGATGAACAAAATCTACAGTTACCAATAA
- the MMP27 gene encoding matrix metalloproteinase-27 isoform X1, which yields MSSWKLKKRVTLLFPLCLLPLPFLSLVIYFFSLLLPKKDLGKFGYPEMEVCSPVVCTFFCLFGQAYLNQFYSLEIEGSHLAQSSNRSLIDGKIREMQAFFGLTVTGKLDSNTLEIMKTPRCGVPDVGQYGYTLPGWKKYNLTYRIVNYTPDMARADVDEAIQKGLEVWSRVTPLIFTKISKGIADIMIAFRTRVHGLCPRYFDGPLGVLGHAFPPGLGLGGDTHFDEDENWTKDGVGFSLFLVAAHEFGHSLGLSHSSDQTALMFPNYVSLDPSKYPLSQDDIKGIQSIYGGPPKLPVKPKEPTVPHACDPNLTFDAITTFRREVMFFKGRHIWRIYYDITDVEFELISSFWPSLPADIHAAYENPIDKILVFKDDNFWVIRGYAVLPDYPKSIYTLGFPRRVKKIDAAVCDHSTRKTYFFVGIWCWRYDEVTQTMDKGYPRRVVKYFPGIGLRVDAAFQHKGFFYFFRRSKQFEYDPMAKTVTRIMKTNTWLRCKELLNSSSDFTISEEKVHSGVEMFHYKNLNFLIFSIVHMMNKIYSYQ from the exons ATGAGCTCTTGGAAACTGAAAAAGAGGGtaactcttctctttcctctttgtcttcttcctctccccttcctttcccttgttatttatttcttttccctcctaCTGCCGAAAAAGGATCTTGGAAAGTTTGGTTATCCTGAGATGGAGGTCTGCTCTCCTGTAGTCTGtacctttttttgtcttttcggTCAGGCATATCTCAACCAGTTCTACTCTCTTGAAATAGAAGGGAGTCATCTTGCTCAAAGCAGTAACAGAAGTCTCATAGATGGCAAAATTCGTGAAATGCAAGCATTCTTTGGATTGACAGTGACTGGAAAACTGGACTCGAACACTCTGGAGATCATGAAGACACCCAGGTGTGGGGTGCCTGACGTGGGTCAGTATGGCTATACTCTCCCCGGGTGGAAGAAGTACAACCTCACCTACAG AATTGTAAACTACACTCCTGATATGGCTCGAGCTGATGTGGATGAGGCTATCCAAAAAGGTTTAGAAGTGTGGAGCAGAGTCACTCCGCTAATATTCACCAAGATTTCCAAAGGGATCGCTGACATCATGATTGCCTTTAGGACCCGAG TCCATGGTTTGTGTCCTCGTTACTTCGACGGCCCCTTGGGAGTCCTCGGCCACGCCTTTCCCCCTGGTCTGGGACTGGGTGGAGACACTCACTTTGATGAGGATGAGAACTGGACCAAGGATGGAGTAG GATTCAGCTTGTTTCTTGTGGCAGCTCATGAATTTGGTCATTCACTGGGGCTCTCTCACTCCAGTGATCAAACAGCCTTGATGTTCCCAAACTACGTCTCCTTGGATCCTAGCAAATACCCACTTTCTCAGGACGATATCAAAGGAATCCAATCCATCTACG GAGGGCCACCTAAGTTACCTGTGAAGCCAAAGGAACCCACTGTACCTCATGCCTGTGACCCCAATTTGACTTTTGATGCTATCACCACTTTCCGCAGAGAAGTAATGTTCTTTAAAGGCAG GCACATATGGAGGATCTATTATGACATCACTGACGTTGAATTTGAATTAATCTCTTCATTCTGGCCATCTCTGCCTGCTGATATTCATGCTGCATATGAGAACCCCATCGACAAGATTCTGGTTTTTAAAG ATGACAACTTCTGGGTGATCAGAGGATATGCTGTCTTACCGGATTATCCCAAATCCATCTATACTCTTGGCTTTCCAAGACGTGTAAAGAAAATTGATGCAGCTGTGTGTGACCACAGCACAAGAAAGACCTACTTCTTTGTGGGCATTTGGTGCTGGAG gTATGATGAAGTGACCCAAACCATGGACAAAGGGTACCCACGGAGAGTGGTAAAGTACTTCCCAGGAATTGGTCTCCGAGTGGATGCTGCTTTCCAACACAAAG GATTCTTCTATTTCTTCCGTAGATCAAAACAATTTGAATATGATCCTATGGCAAAGACCGTTACCCGAATAATGAAAACCAATACTTGGCTTCGGTGTAAAGAACTGTTAAATTCATCATCTGATTTTACTATCAGTGAGGAAAAAGTACATTCAGGAGTGGAGatgtttcattataaaaatttaaattttcttatttttagtattGTTCACATGATGAACAAAATCTACAGTTACCAATAA